A window of Phragmites australis chromosome 15, lpPhrAust1.1, whole genome shotgun sequence genomic DNA:
tcttgTATACAGAGTCCAATtaaggcgttcttggacttgctggaaagatTATGACGAACCCTTTCAATGGATCTAAGATTGACCAAATATtatttatagtttagtcagagtcaaagaaataagatagtgcaccaccgttttggaccctgttgggtcttgtaattgtgtcggggtcggagtccaggttgtgcacgcatCTTTTCATGGTTGCACAATCCTAGattgacctcctcatgtcccccctataaatatacagtatccttcatagtttaggctcggatttttcttagattattctgttttttACAATTtcgcacagttgataaccacggagtagtggtatagtggttgtgagggttctcaatctgttctgGTTGGAGCCTtaggatcatcaatgttgaaactcCATCAATTGAcctatcatattaccttcgaaaaaTCGGGCAAGCGCGCATCATAGCACGATCTGATTTTGGTTGTTGATAGACTTAGCAGCTTTTCACCAAATGATGAATCTTTGATTTCATACCCTTTTATGCAAACAACTTCTTGATCTGGCGATATGTCACTAGAAATCCAAAATGGCCCCTAAGAGCACTACTGTGTAAAGCATTGGTGATTTTGAGTTGCAAGTCTTCATCTAGTTGGACCCAAATATGCTTTTTATAGCGAATGATTCCTTGATTGAGAGTATACATACCAATAGCAGATTCTTTAGTAGTCAATTCCAGCAACCACTTTTGTACAAAAGGATCATTTTCAtcgtgtagcatctaggcctctaaGTAAGtagtaagtgtttcggtgattaatgacaacctattattgtgactaatgcgtatgttttgaatggaatcaaattttttagttcacaatgattgaatgggttttcttgatccctcatggaattctattggtcgatcaaaggacatttacgtcaagattaaggatcttctagttctaagtgttacaaggtgatgaaggacacttacaGTAGACATAGgtctctttttgtcttttgaccgtactataaagtgGAGCTAAGTGTTGTAgattgacctagttgagtctagacatagttgaatacacacttgcgaaaatctagcactaggtagctcaaagaagcccatgggtgagaagttgagaagttagaactcaaagccaattgaattggacgagttagaaagtttgttctcactggattgtccggtgtgagaaatattaaactcaccggattgtccctCTCCgtgaagatttcaaatgacctcaccggattgtccggtgatgggaggaattttgcaccggagtatttaacagaagattcatttttcagagaaatttgaagttacatgcaccggattgtccggtgatctgaaggacgcatacaccggactatttaacagaaggactgtttttctggagaaaataTGAGTTGAACTGACTGGATTGTCTggtgacttaaaggagttatcactgtattatttaacagaagcttggtatttttggaggaaatgtattataaggcaccggatgatccggtgatgagatggatatcacactggagcattttgtgacttgtgtcacggtgcagaagactataactaaccggattgtccagtgataCTATGTGGAGAAACATTGGAGCATTTTGCAACGGTTACTGACAGCTGGCAGACCAGTGTGTGGAAAAAGTATACtcactattggagcaagagttcgtcttgccccagcaagttcgacgagagtttcttctgaggAAGAGACTGAAGCATGAAGACGAaatttaagaggaaggaacaccacgaatgtattggtggtagaaaaaatagatcgctgtgggaggagtatcacagcgtgacttgatttattttcacctctgtgtcttctTTGCTGCCTTGCCCCTCccctgcccagatgaccatggccccccatttatagggtcatgcgtagcttggcgtacaagttatcataatgtataaatatctgggatctgactgatttactgggccttatcccggatagttattttctaccctatctgggagatgaatatccaccgtggtaactatcgtggtgcctgcccctgaaGTGCGGCgagtcggtcgccaattgcggcccgacgccgcactgtcaggggtgtcaggatagcctctattacaccggggtgtcagagcgtcgtccatcagcctaggcttttaatgccggtcactttcttgcaggcaaagcacgaccggtgctccccttccggcagatctttcctatggcctgctgactcaccttgtagcctttgggaaggcGGCCCGAGTAGCCCGAGGCAGGGGCCTCGAgaggcatggaaccgggaggtgaaagcttcgggaagcaggactccggaaggccggggctttaAGAGGCCAgagcttcgggggaccgaggcttcgggaggttggGTTTTGTGGAGGTTGAGTCTTCGGGAAGCcgagctggttaagccaagggaagacTTTGCATGTACGAAGAGGTATCGTGAAGGTATCTGATGACTTCGAAGGCCGAGCCTTTAAttgagggtccagagatcaaggctccggagggacttggatggtaatcttcaaccattttcctcaggctggtttattttccccccaacactcaccggattgtccggtatTAACAGAGGCAtgtgcaccagaccatctggtgttcacagaaaatgtGAGTGGTTGTGCAACGGCTacatttggacctctagcctatatatacccccttacttggtttcattcgtctctcttgcaacccagaagcattcatacacagtgtgtatcatctagaggcaagggagagcacttgaggtgatttgcaagttcttaattgaagattaaggactccattagtgcttcaagagtagcgagtgtgcatctagctgctatttaggcttgatagggatcaaatgaactagttagcttgttactcttggtggttggcaacacctagccagtcatggagattggaggtgttctcgctgagctcttggaggtcttgtgggagccctggAAAGCTCGTTACTtagtttgatgcccgccaatcgggatatggagaagtggcaatcactagtgagcacttgagtcttggtgactcaagggggagcgacatccttgtgtggatgctccaacgaggattagtggagagtgccaactttTTGATACATCAGGAAAAACTTGGTGTTCCCTTTTCcatactcttgttacattctgcattttgcttctagcatttccttcatgcaagtttcaattccgcacttcacttatgttctatatgtttgcatgtttgtgcttatcattctagctagctgggtcgtctagttgcttttatttattctaggctaaggtttctctttgttctagaatttggtagttggtttagttttttgattagtgccctattcacctcccctctagggccattagatcctttcacatAGCTTGAAACCACTTCATGCCATTACTTGGTCGGCAAGAAAGGGCATTTGCACCCCTATTATCAATCCCTTTCTTATACAGAATGCAATATTGAAGGCCCAATAGTTTGGTAAAAACTTTTTGTTGCCATGGTGTTTGGAGGTGCGCTACTCATTGATCAGTGCATATGAGAAACTCACCGTGTTACAAGTTAGGATGCCACTGTCAAATAGCCAACATAATTGCAAGGTATTCCTTCTCATAAGTGGATAAACCATGGGTGCGCGATCCCAAAGATTTTCTCATGAATACCAAAGGGTGGCCTTCATGCATGAATACCGCACCCATTCTTGACTCACTAACACCCGTTTCAATATGGAATTGCTTGTGGAAATCTAGAAGGGTGAGGATTGGTGCCATAATCAATGATTGCTTTAGAGTTTGGAAAGTCATCTAAGTTTTAGATGTCCATATAAACAGTGAACACTTGCACAAGAGGTCAGTGAGTGACTGATTGAGAGAACCAAAATGATGCACAAACTTGCAGTAGTATCCTGTAATACCCAAGAAACTCCAAAGTTCCTTTATATTGCTTGGAAGAGGCAAGTTCCGAATTGTTGCAATCTTGGAATCATCAGTTTGAATCCTTGCGGCACTGACAATGTGTCCAAGATATGAGATACTTTGATGTGCAAAGGTGCACTTCAACATCTTGACCTTACAATTATCTTTGTGAAGCAGCTGCAACACGTTTCCAAGGTGTACAAGGTGGTCCTCCATAGACTAATTGTACACCAATATATCATCGAAGAATACAAGAACACACTTGCGGAGAAGAGGCGCCAATGTGGTGCTCATTGCACATTGAAATCTAGCTGCGGCACCGGTAGTCCAAAGGCCATCACGAAAAACTCGTAATGTCCAGTATGTGTTTAGAAGGAAGTTTTGAATTTCTCACTAGCACTTAATTGAATTTGATGATATCCGACGCATAAATCCAACTTGGTAAACTAGCATGCATTAGCCAATTCATCTAACAATTTGTTGATCACAAGTAAGGTACCCGTGCGATGCTACGGTATCCATATTTCTAATGTGTGTTTTATTATTATGATAGCATGAAAGAAAAGAAGTATAATGTGATTAAAATAGTATATCATTCATAAATAACATAGgcatacaaacaaataaattggTTTATGTCAAACATGATATGTATTTACGAGGTGAGGACTTTTTTGTAGACAATATTCTTGGTTAGTGTGCAAGATGAATCTATGCTTGCATCATTTCCCGATACAGCAAGTATTTTTATATTGCTCCTAGCAGTTGCTCGCGACAGGGCGACATAGAGTTGACCATGTGAGAAAACTGGATTAGGTAGATAGATTCCAACATGTGGGATTGTTTGTCCTTGTGCTTTGTTGATGGTCATTGCGAAGCTCACTCTGATAGGAAATTGAATCCTCTTAAACTTAAAGGGGAATATTTCATCATCAGATGGGCACAAAGGTATCCTTGGTAGGAATACTCTTTTTCCAGCATGTTGACCTAGCACAATTTTTACATCGACAGTGTTCCTTTGAAATGTTCGGACTATCAACTTTGTCCCATTACACAAACCAttagctagatctagatttcTGAGCAAAATCACAGGGCAATTGACCTTTAGCTTGAGGATGTACGGTGGTAATCCATTTCGGGTTAGAGAATTCAAGAATTCGGGAGGGTAGTAGTTGTTTGGATCATCAATTGCAAGATCATAGCTGTGATAGACCATCTCATCACTAGGAAATCATTCGATAAGCCTCATGTTTATGTCATCGATGTTCTCATTCCTTGTTGAAAAAATAGCGCGAGATGTGATGTAGTCTGAATTGGATAGGTGTGTTGCTAACATAGGAAACACTCTATCAATAAGATTATCAATGTCAGATTCTACACCAGTGTAAGGCACACATATCTCGTCGGGTATCTTTACATAGTCATCTTTCACAGTTTCTTCAGTGCCATTCTCGATACGTAGTAGGTATTTAGAAAACCATGGATCTAATTGAGCCCTCATATTACGAACAAGCCTCAGCTTTTGCATGTTTTCCCATAGGTAAGATTTGCGTAATGttgcatttattatttgtgctcTTGTACCCTTTCGCACAACTGGAAGGACCTGCCTGAAGTCACCCCCAAAAACAATCATCTTTCCTCCAAATGGTAGATCAGGCTTTTCCATGATGTCTCTCAGGCTCTTATCAAGTGCCTCAATTGCTTGCCTTTTTGTCATAGAGACCTCATCCCATAATATAAGTGAAGCCATTCGAAGAAGTTTCGTGATCTCACTTTGCTTTGTAAAGTTACACACTCCTCCTTGTATGCCCAGTGATATCTTAAATCTTGAGTGTGCAGTCCTGCCTCCAGGCAGGATTGAGGCAGCAACACCAGATGTTGCTGTAGCAACAGCTATTTTTCCCTCACTACAGACCTTCGCTAGCAAAGCTTTGTATAGGAATGTCTTTTCGGTCCCCCCAGGACCATCAACAAAGAATGCAGTTCCATTACCGTTGTCAACATATGATAATATTTTGTCATAAGCATACCGTTGTTCACGGTTGAGAGATGACACGACTGAGGCAAATTCATGGTCTACCTCTATAGATCTCTCTTCGAATATTTCTTTTACCTCTCCAGACATGGTGTCATGCTCCTCTTCGATCTCAGGAAGAGGGAATGATGATATGTCCTTACCCATTGACTATAGCATATTTCTAATATCCAACAGAACCATTTGTTTAACTACATGTGAGTTCATTGGGTTTTGCCGGAAGTCATCGGACATTGCCTCTAGGTGCTTATTCCATATTCCATGGACATCGTTGGGTTCGTAGAAAACCAATATTGTGGCAAACAGCCTTCGGAGAGATGATGGCATATGGAATATTTCAGCCTCTGTTAGGCAATCATCGATGTTATTGTCTGACTCAATAAGACCTCTTTTCTCGGCAGCTTCTCGAAAGGTAGGGTAGACAACACCATCAAATGTCCTtagattttcatatgaagtAGCACATGCCACGTGGTTTAGTAGCACCCTTAGATAGTATCTTTCTCCCTCTGCAGGATGCGCTGAGATGATCCTCCTAACCTGTGTGTgttgttttctctttttccattTCTTCAATGTAGGGTTCCAAGCTGCATATTCTGGGAATTCCCTATATAGTATGCTTTGTGCCCACGGGAACTCACGGTTCTCCTTAAAATACGCAGTTAACATGGTCTCAAAGGCACCTTGTTGGTCCAAGACATGATGTACATCCACGTTATCCCTATAGGACACGAGATGCATGCCACGGAGATGAAGTTGTAGCTGGAGCACTGTGGGGGGAGATCCCACTAAGATCGAAGGCAAAGATTCTCCACAATGCCTCCTGTGGGGCTACCCATCTAGCTTCCCTATAATCATCGatctcattaatctcatgattGCCATCAGCATCATTGATAGAAACAGATGCCCTGTCATGACCCTTGTAGATGTATTTGTAAAGGTACTTGACAGCCTTAATGCTTGATCAAACCTCGACGTTGATGTGGCAGTCATACCTCCTTAGTAGCTTAGGATTATATGGCACAACCCATCTGTTGTCCAAGATATGCCCTCTTACATGTACCTTCTACCCATCATCCTGTCTTCTGTAGATGGGGTAAGAGTCCTTGCCTTGGAGAGTTGTGTCAGTAAACTGGCGTGGATAATAGCTCTTGCATGTACGATTTTCATTCTTCATGCATACATTACAGGGATTTAACGAACCACAAGGGCCGTGCATCATGTGTCTGACAACCATTTCATGAAGCTCAGGATACATTTCCTTGGTTGGAAGCTCTGCGGAAATTACAGTGTTGTACTGTTCTGGACATGTAAGCTTATAGCCCGACTTCATGATAAGGAGAAAGTGTACATAAGGTAGACCCCTTTTCTGGAACTCGATGACATGGACATGCGCTGCAACGACACCAAGGATATGATTATGGAAGAGTTGAAACTTGAGATCATCTAATTTGGCTTTAAATACTCGCACAACAAGATTAGGACGGCCTTGTGGTGTTTGGCCAGGTTCAAGCTCCCTAAGTATTTCTTCCCAGTTAGGGTTGCAAGTCATGGTGAGGAAGATGTCTGGTTTACCGTACTTCTGCACCAAGGCCATAGCATCCATGTATCGTTGTCTCATATCCCTCGGGCCACCAATAAATGACGCTGGAAGGACCCATCTTTTGCCCATTGCACTTGCACGATTCTCCCCTGCAGATACCATATCCACTAAGCCCTGGTAAAGATCTGCACGTATTCTTGATTGGTTGTGCAGAATATAGTTCAGACGCGATGTTTCAAGCTTTATATAGGTATCAACTGCAAATTGCTAGAATAGGTGCTTCCCATGCAAGATGGTGTTGAACATTCCACGGCGCATCTAGAACTTGTAGCAATAATATTCGCGCATCGTGACGCACAACGTGCTATTAGTGTCTATCAAGAAAAGAGTAGACATGATCAGTTAATTAGTAGAAGATTGATAAGTAACATGAGAAAATGGATGTGATGCAACTATATTATCACTTAACTAACCTGGGTTGTCGGGATTTACAGATTGAGACCTCCGTATTTGTCTAATGTCAACACCTtgttttggtatctctggaTGACAACCGAGCTCCCCGCTTGGGAAAAGGAGAGAATATGACAAAGGGTCATAGCACCCATGATAAGGTCTGATTGAATAATATGTGTCATTATTTGCAAAGAGAGTTATGCTACGATCAAAATGTTTGTGCAACTCACTCCCCTCGACCCACACAGCAGCCACCTCTGATGTTAATGGCATGTTATATACTCTTTGGTCCAGTTTGTATTCAATGTTTAGCACAATACGATATTCGTCCATGTCTTCAACTTGTCCTAGGCTCCTGAATGTTTTAGAGTAGGGGTTGTCTCTTAGGATGCCCACCAAACTTCTAATGACACTCCTATCTCTTGCTCTATATGCTTCATCTCGGGCGTGTCGAAAACGATGTGATAAGGAAGGATCATCATCATAGAAGTATAGTTGCAAATGGCTCGGGTCATCATCTCGTTGTCCGAATGAGTGTATATTGTGGTACATTTGTCCATGAGCTTTAAATGTGTACACTCCATCTCTTGCATTTGCGAGTTCCTTGTCATAATCACAATAGAGTGTGGTGAACGAGAAATGACCATTGAAAAATCTAATACTGTCCCGAAAATATTGTGATTCAGGATCTCCACTCGTGTACAGCAGTCGAAGCTCTTCAGGTGGTTCTGGCATCTCTAGTTTGACTTTCCCATCCTTGCAACAAAATCCTAATGACTCATATTCGAACCTCCTCGCACCACAATGATGACAGTCTGGCTGAGGTTTTAACATATGAGTGCCATTTGGTGGTTCTGATAGATAAATTCTGTTGTATCAATATTGTTAGAGACAACCACAGAGCCATTTGTTGCATCGGTAATATTTGTATGGGGAGTGTTTCGTCTTGCCATGTTTCGTTGGTTCTGTTTATCTCGCCTTGCTTGCCTCTGCTCAGGTGTCATATTTGCATAACATTGCCTAGCACAAGCCTGTCTGCTTGCAACTTGCTCGGGCGTCATGCTTGCACGGCGTGCTCTATCACGTTGTCACCTTGCTTCTGCACGGTCCACTGTCCTCCCACGAGTGTTTGTTTAGACTGACTGTGTTTGTCGTTGCTGCTCCAGTGTAGCAATTGCTGGAGTTGCCATGAAATCAAGGTTATGTTTCTCGCATATTCAAAGGTATGCAATGTTTAGTTAATCAAATTACATGAGATGTTATTTAAGCTTGTAGTATTACTACAATTCATACATAAGCTTGTACCATTAGAGCCTTCGCCTTGTAATAGCCCCTCCGATGTGAGGGTACTTTGTGTAGGAATTAAAAATGAGGATGGTAGTTGATGCATCCCATCTTCATCGTTTGATGAACTATCACATGAAGCATAGGATGGTTCTTGAATAGAAATTCCAGAAGAGCCATGTGTCATATAGTTGTTGCGAGACCTCTTTCTTGTGCGGTGTCCATCTATAActataaaaagattaaaatgAAAGTAGCACATATGTTTTTAGTATTAGTTTAACATTGTAGCATAGGCTATATAGCTAACATTATAATTAGTCTTGTTAAAATGCAtaccttcttttccttttcttcttgacTGGTTTCGGTCTTCCGATATTTTGGCAATTTGTTGGTAATGTGATATACCCTAAAAATAGGATTGTTGGTAATTGTTGGTAATGTGATATACCCTAAAGAACATGGATCAAGAAATGATAGAATTGTGAACCAAAGAGCATCCGCTTACATTGACTACTGTCATGCTTCATATAAACCAATGAAATCTTTAATTTTGTGCACGTGTTGCGCGATGACTTGGGTTGAATTTAAAAGTTGTATGCTCTGAAGTCTCCAAGCACCctattttgaaaatttgttgTTATTGTAGTACCTCAACAAGTAAAATGTTTAATTATTCTTTGGTTAATAAGAAACCAATTACCGTGTCTCCTGTTATTTGGAAGCATAGTTAACAAAACTATGTCATTGTTAGCATTAGCCAATGTCCAGCTACGTGCATGTCAGGTCAAATGGTGGGACCAAACCCCAACAACAATCAGGTTGCACCTTTAAACATAGAAAACTTATAGTTATTTTTCTGCATAATGAGttatagcattttttttatcttgatgCACCTTTTTGTACTAACAAAAACTACTAACATAACTCAACGGTACCTTGTGTCCATGAGTGTGACCTCTCTGTAGAGGCTACAACCAATATGCTCAATTGGCGCCCAATGCACAACTACTCCAGCATGTCTAAACCATTATTCTTGGTCAGTTTTTTGTgtaaatttaatttttctttgtttttttatagaTCTAAAATGGAAATCTTGAAACTTACCTACAAAAGTTTTATTAGGACGGTGATACACTTCAGAGAATGACATAAGGTGCTTTGGGTAGAGCGGAAACTAAATAGGCATGGTATACAGCTCAACCCTAGTTCGATTGTTCAAGATACACTCATACCGATGTCCAATATTCCGAAATTGCAACGCCTCCTCCCAGTTAGGATCGAATCTCACTTCATGTTTTTCGATGCAATTGCTTCTATTTTAGACCCCTTTAAAATTTAATAACAACCAATGTTATGTAGTGTGAAATTTTATTATAACACGATTGTTATTCTCTATCAATCAATTAATACAAGCGACTTACACAGGTATCCATGAGGATAAAGTGTTGGCTATCACGATGATGAGGTTGGACTGGGAACTTGACATCTATCATAACAACGACACTCCATGATGTCTCCAAGTCCAAAATTTTAATGTCTT
This region includes:
- the LOC133892155 gene encoding uncharacterized protein LOC133892155 codes for the protein MGKDISSFPLPEIEEEHDTMSGEVKEIFEERSIEVDHEFASVVSSLNREQRYAYDKILSYVDNGNGTAFFVDGPGGTEKTFLYKALLAKVCSEGKIAVATATSGVAASILPGGRTAHSRFKISLGIQGGVCNFTKQSEITKLLRMASLILWDEVSMTKRQAIEALDKSLRDIMEKPDLPFGGKMIVFGGDFRQVLPVVRKGTRAQIINATLRKSYLWENMQKLRLVRNMRAQLDPWFSKYLLRIENGTEETVKDDYVKIPDEICVPYTGVESDIDNLIDRVFPMLATHLSNSDYITSRAIFSTRNENIDDINMRLIE